A stretch of bacterium DNA encodes these proteins:
- a CDS encoding ribonuclease HII translates to MLSEALEIERIEKMLIYDREVWLKGSYAAGIDEAGRGPLAGPVVASAVVFPKDVFFTGVNDSKKLTPKKREEIFQIIKERALSIGVGVVDSEEIDRINILQATYKAMRIAVSELSASPLFLLVDGRAIPDVLWPQKPIIRGDSLSFSIAAASIIAKVTRDRMMMEFHKIYPEYGFNKHKGYGTKEHVLSVKKFGMCPIHRRSFKIGGWGNL, encoded by the coding sequence ATGCTGTCTGAAGCTTTGGAAATCGAACGAATAGAGAAGATGCTGATTTATGATCGGGAGGTCTGGCTGAAAGGCAGTTATGCAGCGGGAATAGATGAGGCCGGAAGAGGCCCTCTTGCAGGGCCTGTTGTAGCATCTGCAGTCGTTTTTCCCAAAGATGTTTTTTTTACCGGAGTTAACGACTCAAAAAAACTGACACCGAAAAAGAGAGAAGAAATATTTCAAATAATAAAAGAGAGAGCCCTTTCAATAGGTGTAGGAGTTGTTGACTCAGAGGAAATTGACAGGATAAATATTCTGCAGGCCACCTACAAGGCCATGCGTATTGCTGTTTCCGAATTAAGTGCATCGCCTCTTTTTCTGCTTGTGGACGGAAGAGCAATACCTGATGTTTTATGGCCTCAGAAACCCATTATCAGGGGAGATTCTCTATCATTCTCTATTGCGGCAGCATCAATTATTGCAAAGGTAACACGTGACAGAATGATGATGGAATTTCATAAAATATATCCGGAATATGGATTTAACAAACATAAAGGTTACGGCACAAAAGAACACGTTCTGTCAGTTAAAAAATTCGGTATGTGCCCGATTCACAGAAGATCATTCAAAATCGGAGGATGGGGGAACTTATGA